The following proteins are co-located in the Apium graveolens cultivar Ventura chromosome 5, ASM990537v1, whole genome shotgun sequence genome:
- the LOC141661748 gene encoding expansin-B15-like translates to MALNLQNRFCRSIKIIKFLVILMQFSQSIAQGGGFSPALATWYGPPEGPGSGGACGFDTDVGQPPYSAMISAGNANIFLSGHGCGHCYQVQCSASQFCSGQPITVTITDECPGACNNVPYHFDLSGHAFGAMAKPGQENNLRQLGQVDIQFRRVPCNYGGTKITFKIDQHINPNYFASAIEYINGDGDIGSMQLKPANSGQWISMQQSWGLTWYANTSSSDQGPLSFRITTSSGKSIEADNAVPANWAAGAKYISNVNF, encoded by the exons ATGGCTCTTAATCTTCAAAATCGCTTTTGTAGATCCATTAAGATTATCAAGTTTTTAGTAATTCTTATGCAATTTTCGCAAAGCATAGCTCAGGGTGGTGGTTTTTCACCAGCTTTAGCTACATGGTATGGACCCCCTGAGGGCCCTGGAAGTG GAGGCGCTTGTGGATTTGACACAGATGTTGGACAACCTCCATACTCAGCCATGATATCTGCAGGAAATGCCAATATTTTCCTATCAGGTCATGGTTGTGGTCACTGTTACCAG GTTCAATGCTCAGCTTCACAATTTTGCTCAGGCCAACCAATTACAGTCACCATTACAGATGAATGTCCCGGAGCCTGTAACAATGTACCATATCATTTTGACTTAAGTGGCCATGCTTTTGGGGCAATGGCCAAACCCGGACAAGAAAATAATCTCCGCCAGTTAGGACAAGTGGATATCCAATTTAGAAG AGTGCCATGCAATTATGGTGGGACAAAAATTACCTTTAAAATTGACCAACATATTAATCCAAACTATTTTGCAAGCGCAATTGAATACATAAATGGAGATGGTGATATCGGATCTATGCAGCTAAAACCTGCAAACTCTGGCCAATGGATTTCAATGCAACAATCATGGGGTTTAACATGGTATGCTAATACCAGTTCTTCAGACCAAGGACCACTTTCTTTCAGAATAACTACTTCTTCTGGAAAATCTATCGAGGCCGATAACGCCGTTCCAGCAAACTGGGCCGCTGGTGCAAAATATATCTCAAATGTCAATTTTTAA